A stretch of the Hyperolius riggenbachi isolate aHypRig1 chromosome 11, aHypRig1.pri, whole genome shotgun sequence genome encodes the following:
- the SMIM38 gene encoding small integral membrane protein 38, translating to MESGILVFLLVVIILSRFILWSCLSTYIDYKLAKRFPDKGWND from the coding sequence ATGGAATCGGGAATTTTGGTATTTTTGCTTGTGGTGATCATACTTTCCAGGTTTATTTTATGGTCTTGCCTGAGTACTTACATAGACTACAAGCTTGCCAAGAGATTCCCTGATAAAGGCTGGAATGATTAA